One segment of Desmodus rotundus isolate HL8 chromosome 6, HLdesRot8A.1, whole genome shotgun sequence DNA contains the following:
- the TAS2R41 gene encoding LOW QUALITY PROTEIN: taste receptor type 2 member 41 (The sequence of the model RefSeq protein was modified relative to this genomic sequence to represent the inferred CDS: inserted 5 bases in 3 codons; deleted 1 base in 1 codon; substituted 1 base at 1 genomic stop codon) — protein MQPAFVTLFVPLFVLLFLLGLLAIGFNVVVLTGDWRWLGRLPCSDVILISLGVSRFCLQWVGIVHNFYYFLQLGEFSRGPVWQLFNFHWTFWNSATFWLXAWLSVLFCLEIANLTHPTFLWLKWRFPGSVPWLPLGSLRVSCIATLLSFWGNCTVYQAFCIRKFYGNMTYKEWNGRVEILYFLPMKSVTLLIPCXVFLVSTALLINXLRRRTRTMRQNGCSLQDPSTQAQTXALESLISFFVLCALSFASVIINGTGLFTTKSDWYWPWQILIYLCTSFHPCILILSNFRPRGVFRQLLLLANGFWLA, from the exons ATGCAGCCAGCATTCGTAACCCTCTTCGTGCCGCTCTTTGTCCTGCTGTTTCTGCTGGGACTCCTGGCCATTGGCTTCAATGTGGTGGTACTGACTGGAGACTGGAGGTGGCTTGGGAGGCTGCCCTGCTCCGACGTGATCCTCATCAGCCTGGGTGTCTCCCGTTTCTGCCTGCAGTGGGTTGGAATAGTGCACAACTTCTACTACTTCCTCCAGCTGGGGGAGTTCAGCAGGGGTCCTGTGTGGCAGCTCTTTAATTTCCATTGGACCTTCTGGAATTCAGCCACCTTCTGGC GTGCCTGGCTCAGTGTCCTCTTCTGCCTGGAGATCGCTAACCTCACCCACCCTACCTTCCTGTGGCTCAAGTGGAGGTTCCCAGGGTCAGTGCCCTGGCTTCCGCTGGGCTCTCTCCGGGTCTCCTGCATCGCCACCCTGCTCTCCTTTTGGGGAAACTGCACTGTGTATCAAGCATTCTGTATTAGAAAA TTTTATGGGAATATGACCTACAAGGAGTGGAACGGGAGGGTGGAAATTCTCTATTTCCTGCCCATGAAATCTGTCACATTGTTAATTCCTTG TGTTTTTCTGGTCTCAACTGCGCTGTTGATTAA TCTGAGGAGACGCACTCGGACAATGCGGCAGAATGGCTGCAGCCTGCAGGACCCCAGCACCCAGGCCCAGACCTGAGCTCTGGAGTCGCTCatctccttctttgttctttgtgCTCTGTCTTTTGCATCCGTGATCATCAATGGTACAGGCCTCTTTACCACAAAGAGTGACTGGTACTGGCCCTGGCAAATTTTAATCTACCTGTGCACATCTTTCCATCCCTGTATCCTCATCCTCAGCAACTTCAGGCCTCGAGGGGTGTTCAGGCAGCTACTTCTGTTGGCCAACGGCTTCTGGTTGGCCTAG